One genomic window of Piliocolobus tephrosceles isolate RC106 chromosome 19, ASM277652v3, whole genome shotgun sequence includes the following:
- the UBE2G2 gene encoding ubiquitin-conjugating enzyme E2 G2 isoform X3 produces the protein MNEENFFEWEALIMGPEDTCFEFGVFPAILSFPLDYPLSPPKMRFTCEMFHPNIYPDGRVCISILHAPGDDPMGYESSAERWSPVQSVEKILLSVVSMLAEPNDESGANVDASKMWRDDREQFYKIAKQIVQKSLGL, from the exons ATGAATGAAGAGAATTTTTTTGAATGGGAGGCattgatcat GGGCCCAGAAGACACCTGCTTTGAGTTTGGCGTTTTTCCTGCCATCCTGAGTTTCCCACTTGATTACCCGTTAAGTCCCCCAAAGATGAGATTTACCTGTGAGATGTTTCATCCCAACA TCTACCCTGATGGGAGAGTCTGCATTTCCATCCTCCACGCGCCAGGCGACGACCCCATGGGCTACGAGAGCAGTGCGGAGCGGTGGAGCCCTGTGCAGAGCGTGGAGAAGATCTTGCTGTCGGTGGTGAGCATGCTGGCAG AGCCCAATGACGAAAGTGGAGCTAACGTGGATGCGTCCAAAATGTGGCGCGATGACCGGGAGCAGTTCTATAAGATTGCCAAGCAGATCGTCCAGAAGTCTCTGGGACTCTGA
- the UBE2G2 gene encoding ubiquitin-conjugating enzyme E2 G2 isoform X1, whose amino-acid sequence MAGTALKRLMAEYKQLTLNPPEGIVAGPMNEENFFEWEALIMGPEDTCFEFGVFPAILSFPLDYPLSPPKMRFTCEMFHPNIYPDGRVCISILHAPGDDPMGYESSAERWSPVQSVEKILLSVVSMLAEPNDESGANVDASKMWRDDREQFYKIAKQIVQKSLGL is encoded by the exons AATTAACACTGAATCCTCCAGAAGGAATTGTAGCAG GCCCCATGAATGAAGAGAATTTTTTTGAATGGGAGGCattgatcat GGGCCCAGAAGACACCTGCTTTGAGTTTGGCGTTTTTCCTGCCATCCTGAGTTTCCCACTTGATTACCCGTTAAGTCCCCCAAAGATGAGATTTACCTGTGAGATGTTTCATCCCAACA TCTACCCTGATGGGAGAGTCTGCATTTCCATCCTCCACGCGCCAGGCGACGACCCCATGGGCTACGAGAGCAGTGCGGAGCGGTGGAGCCCTGTGCAGAGCGTGGAGAAGATCTTGCTGTCGGTGGTGAGCATGCTGGCAG AGCCCAATGACGAAAGTGGAGCTAACGTGGATGCGTCCAAAATGTGGCGCGATGACCGGGAGCAGTTCTATAAGATTGCCAAGCAGATCGTCCAGAAGTCTCTGGGACTCTGA
- the UBE2G2 gene encoding ubiquitin-conjugating enzyme E2 G2 isoform X2, with amino-acid sequence MGNCYFCVLVGNLAELTLNPPEGIVAGPMNEENFFEWEALIMGPEDTCFEFGVFPAILSFPLDYPLSPPKMRFTCEMFHPNIYPDGRVCISILHAPGDDPMGYESSAERWSPVQSVEKILLSVVSMLAEPNDESGANVDASKMWRDDREQFYKIAKQIVQKSLGL; translated from the exons ATGGGAAACTGTTACTTCTGTGTCCTCGTGGGAAACCTGGCTG AATTAACACTGAATCCTCCAGAAGGAATTGTAGCAG GCCCCATGAATGAAGAGAATTTTTTTGAATGGGAGGCattgatcat GGGCCCAGAAGACACCTGCTTTGAGTTTGGCGTTTTTCCTGCCATCCTGAGTTTCCCACTTGATTACCCGTTAAGTCCCCCAAAGATGAGATTTACCTGTGAGATGTTTCATCCCAACA TCTACCCTGATGGGAGAGTCTGCATTTCCATCCTCCACGCGCCAGGCGACGACCCCATGGGCTACGAGAGCAGTGCGGAGCGGTGGAGCCCTGTGCAGAGCGTGGAGAAGATCTTGCTGTCGGTGGTGAGCATGCTGGCAG AGCCCAATGACGAAAGTGGAGCTAACGTGGATGCGTCCAAAATGTGGCGCGATGACCGGGAGCAGTTCTATAAGATTGCCAAGCAGATCGTCCAGAAGTCTCTGGGACTCTGA